A single genomic interval of Helianthus annuus cultivar XRQ/B chromosome 6, HanXRQr2.0-SUNRISE, whole genome shotgun sequence harbors:
- the LOC110937988 gene encoding DCN1-like protein 1, which produces MNKLGRGHRDKVQQFMTITGASEKVALQALKSSDWHLDGAFDIFYSQPHAKSFTDTRHLEELYNRYKDPYTDMIMADGITTLCNDLQVDPQDIVMLVVSWHMKAATMCEFSKQEFVGGLQSLGIDSLEKFREKIPFMRSELKDDQKFKEIYNFAFGWAKEKGQKSLALDTAIGMWQLLFEEKQWPLVEHWCQFLQARHNKAISRDTWSQLLEFARSVDPTLSNYDAEGAWPYLIDEFVEYLTENGIIQTGRMKEWL; this is translated from the exons ATG AACAAACTGGGCAGAGGGCATCGCGACAAAGTCCAACAATTCATGACAATCACTGGAGCAAG TGAAAAAGTTGCTCTCCAGGCTTTAAAGTCTAGCGATTGGCATCTTGATGGTGCATTTGATATCTTTTACAGCCAGCCTCATGCTAAATCATTCACAGATACACGCCATTTAGAGGAATTGTACAACAGATACAAAG ATCCTTATACTGATATGATTATGGCTGATGGCATTACCACCCTCTGCAATGATCTTCAG GTGGATCCTCAAGATATTGTTATG TTAGTTGTTTCATGGCACATGAAGGCTGCTACCATGTGTGAGTTCTCGAAACAGGAATTCGTTGGTGGCTTGCAGTCTTTAGG GATAGATTCACTGGAGAAGTTCCGTGAAAAGATACCTTTTATGCGTTCTGAGCTGAAGGATGATC AAAAATTCAAGGAGATCTATAATTTTGCGTTTGGCTGGGCAAAAGAGAAG GGTCAGAAGTCTTTGGCATTGGATACAGCAATTGGGATGTGGCAATTGTTGTTCGAAGAAAAACAGTGGCCATTGGTTGAGCATTGGTGCCAGTTTTTACAG GCACGGCATAATAAAGCTATTTCTCGAGATACTTGGTCTCAGTTACTGGAATTTGCAAGA AGTGTGGACCCTACACTATCAAATTATGATGCTGAAGGTGCTTGGCCATATTTAATTGATGAATTTGTGGAGTACTTAACAGAAAATGGCATCATTCAGACGGGGCGGATGAAGGAGTGGTTGTAA